A DNA window from Daucus carota subsp. sativus chromosome 3, DH1 v3.0, whole genome shotgun sequence contains the following coding sequences:
- the LOC108212168 gene encoding chaperone protein dnaJ 11, chloroplastic, with amino-acid sequence MASLFSISTFQIPTSTTSPKLAPPSGVRLRTSHSVSAVSSTANAGRSGYYNTYIDQSMSTNASLYEVLGIQMGASRHEIKSAYRSLARVMHPDVASSSGRGDSSAEAFLRISAAYNTLSDAQKRAEYDLQMLRTRSPCYSASAVTSRHKGYTSQRSWETDQCW; translated from the coding sequence ATGGCCTCTCTTTTCTCCATTTCAACTTTCCAAATCCCAACTTCCACTACTAGTCCCAAACTTGCTCCACCGAGCGGGGTAAGGCTGCGTACATCACACTCTGTTTCCGCGGTTTCATCAACCGCGAATGCGGGTAGGAGCGGGTATTATAACACGTACATTGATCAATCAATGTCGACCAATGCATCATTATACGAAGTTCTAGGAATTCAAATGGGAGCTTCACGTCACGAGATCAAATCAGCGTACAGGAGTCTAGCCCGAGTAATGCACCCTGATGTTGCATCATCCAGCGGACGAGGTGACTCGTCCGCTGAGGCTTTCTTGCGGATCAGTGCAGCTTATAATACTCTGTCTGATGCGCAGAAGCGCGCCGAGTATGATTTACAGATGTTAAGGACTAGGTCTCCGTGTTATTCAGCATCAGCTGTTACTTCAAGGCATAAAGGCTACACGAGCCAGAGATCATGGGAAACTGATCAGTGTTGGTAG
- the LOC108214789 gene encoding synaptotagmin-2 isoform X2 — MTAYIQVDWLNKFIETMWPYLDKAICKTVKTIVQPIIAEQIPKYKIDSVQFEVLSLGSLPPVLTGMKVYTTAEKELIMEPSLKWAGNPNVLVAIKAFGLRATVQAVDLQVFACPRVTLKPLVPNFPCFAKILVSLMEKPHVDFGLKLLGADVMSIPGLYRFVQDLIKDQVANMYLWPKALEVQIMDPAKAAKRPVGILQVKVVRALKLKKKDFLGASDPYVKLKLSEDKLPSKKTTVKHKNLNPEWNEEFHVVVKDPESQVLEIVVYDWEQVGTHDKMGMNVVPIKDLLPDESKVLTLDLRKNMDPGDVQNEKLRGQLVVEAIYKPFKGSEIPLDTENSDEVQKAPDGTPAGGGLLVIIIHEGQSIEGKNHTNPSARLLFRGEVKKTKTVKKNRDPRWDEEFQFMLEEPPTNDRIHVEVVSTSSRMSLYPKETLGYVDIYLSDVIKNKRINERYHLIDSKNGMIQIEMQWRTSS, encoded by the exons ATGACCGC TTACATTCAGGTTGATTGGCTAAATAAGTTCATCGAGACCATGTGGCCTTATTTGGACAAG GCAATTTGCAAGACTGTTAAGACTATTGTACAGCCCATTATTGCCGAACAAATTCCGAAGTATAAAATTGATTCAGTTCAGTTTGAAGTTCTATCTTTAGGAAGCCTACCTCCTGTTCTAACAG GAATGAAAGTTTATACCACTGCGGAAAAGGAATTGATAATGGAACCATCTCTGAAGTGGGCAGGGAACCCAAATGTCCTCGTAGCAATAAAGGCGTTTGGGCTAAGAGCCACTGTTCAG GCGGTTGACTTGCAAGTATTTGCTTGTCCACGTGTTACCTTGAAGCCATTAGTTCCAAACTTTCCTTGTTTTGCAAAAATCTTAGTCTCACTCATGGAGAAG CCTCATGTTGACTTTGGACTAAAATTGCTTGGAGCAGATGTAATGTCCATTCCAGGCTTGTATCGATTTGTCCAG GATCTTATCAAGGACCAGGTtgcaaatatgtatttatgGCCAAAAGCACTTGAAGTGCAAATAATGGATCCTGCAAA GGCCGCCAAGAGACCTGTAGGCATTCTCCAAGTGAAGGTTGTGAGGGCACTAAAGCTTAAAAAGAAAGATTTTTTGGGTGCTTCAGATCCTTATGTGAAATTAAAGCTTAGCGAAGACAAACTTCCATCGAAGAAAACAACAGTAAAACACAAAAACTTGAACCCTGAATGGAATGAAGAATTCCATGTAGTTGTCAAGGATCCTGAGTCTCAGGTTCTGGAGATTGTTGTGTATGACTGGGAGCAG GTTGGCACACATGACAAAATGGGTATGAATGTTGTCCCGATAAAGGATCTTTTGCCTGATGAATCCAAAGTTCTAACTCTTGATTTGCGGAAAAACATGGACCCTGGGGATGTTCAAAATGAAAAACTACGTGGTCAGCTTGTTGTTGAAGCAATTTACAAACCTTTCAAGGGTAGTGAGATTCCACTTGATACTGAGAATTCTGACGAGGTGCAAAAGGCTCCTGATGGAACACCTGCTGGTGGTGGTTTGCTTGTAATTATTATTCACGAGGGTCAAAGTATTGAAGGGAAAAACCACACGAATCCATCAGCTCGTCTATTATTCAGAGGAGAAGTTAAAAAAACCAAG ACAGTGAAGAAGAACCGGGATCCAAGATGGGACGAGGAGTTCCAATTCATGCTGGAGGAGCCACCTACTAACGACAGGATTCATGTTGAAGTTGTTAGTACTTCAAGCAGGATGAGTCTATATCCTAAG GAAACACTGGGTTACGTAGACATATACCTGTCAGACGTGATAAAGAACAAGAGGATAAACGAGAGGTACCACCTCATTGATTCAAAAAATGGTATGATTCAGATCGAGATGCAATGGAGGACTTCATCCTGA
- the LOC108214789 gene encoding synaptotagmin-2 isoform X1, translated as MGIVTSVMGIFGFGLGITIGLVIGYYLFIYFQPTNVENPTVPSLDEKDSKALKMLIQELPVWIKYPDHDRVDWLNKFIETMWPYLDKAICKTVKTIVQPIIAEQIPKYKIDSVQFEVLSLGSLPPVLTGMKVYTTAEKELIMEPSLKWAGNPNVLVAIKAFGLRATVQAVDLQVFACPRVTLKPLVPNFPCFAKILVSLMEKPHVDFGLKLLGADVMSIPGLYRFVQDLIKDQVANMYLWPKALEVQIMDPAKAAKRPVGILQVKVVRALKLKKKDFLGASDPYVKLKLSEDKLPSKKTTVKHKNLNPEWNEEFHVVVKDPESQVLEIVVYDWEQVGTHDKMGMNVVPIKDLLPDESKVLTLDLRKNMDPGDVQNEKLRGQLVVEAIYKPFKGSEIPLDTENSDEVQKAPDGTPAGGGLLVIIIHEGQSIEGKNHTNPSARLLFRGEVKKTKTVKKNRDPRWDEEFQFMLEEPPTNDRIHVEVVSTSSRMSLYPKETLGYVDIYLSDVIKNKRINERYHLIDSKNGMIQIEMQWRTSS; from the exons ATGGGTATTGTGACCAGTGTTATGGGAATTTTTGGGTTTGGACTGGGAATCACAATTGGCCTTGTTATCGGCTATTATCTCTTCATCTATTTCCAGCCTACTAATGTTGAG AATCCTACTGTTCCTAGTTTGGATGAGAAAGACTCTAAAGCTTTAAAGATGTTGATCCAAGAGCTACCAGTTTGGATCAAATATCCAGACCATGACCGC GTTGATTGGCTAAATAAGTTCATCGAGACCATGTGGCCTTATTTGGACAAG GCAATTTGCAAGACTGTTAAGACTATTGTACAGCCCATTATTGCCGAACAAATTCCGAAGTATAAAATTGATTCAGTTCAGTTTGAAGTTCTATCTTTAGGAAGCCTACCTCCTGTTCTAACAG GAATGAAAGTTTATACCACTGCGGAAAAGGAATTGATAATGGAACCATCTCTGAAGTGGGCAGGGAACCCAAATGTCCTCGTAGCAATAAAGGCGTTTGGGCTAAGAGCCACTGTTCAG GCGGTTGACTTGCAAGTATTTGCTTGTCCACGTGTTACCTTGAAGCCATTAGTTCCAAACTTTCCTTGTTTTGCAAAAATCTTAGTCTCACTCATGGAGAAG CCTCATGTTGACTTTGGACTAAAATTGCTTGGAGCAGATGTAATGTCCATTCCAGGCTTGTATCGATTTGTCCAG GATCTTATCAAGGACCAGGTtgcaaatatgtatttatgGCCAAAAGCACTTGAAGTGCAAATAATGGATCCTGCAAA GGCCGCCAAGAGACCTGTAGGCATTCTCCAAGTGAAGGTTGTGAGGGCACTAAAGCTTAAAAAGAAAGATTTTTTGGGTGCTTCAGATCCTTATGTGAAATTAAAGCTTAGCGAAGACAAACTTCCATCGAAGAAAACAACAGTAAAACACAAAAACTTGAACCCTGAATGGAATGAAGAATTCCATGTAGTTGTCAAGGATCCTGAGTCTCAGGTTCTGGAGATTGTTGTGTATGACTGGGAGCAG GTTGGCACACATGACAAAATGGGTATGAATGTTGTCCCGATAAAGGATCTTTTGCCTGATGAATCCAAAGTTCTAACTCTTGATTTGCGGAAAAACATGGACCCTGGGGATGTTCAAAATGAAAAACTACGTGGTCAGCTTGTTGTTGAAGCAATTTACAAACCTTTCAAGGGTAGTGAGATTCCACTTGATACTGAGAATTCTGACGAGGTGCAAAAGGCTCCTGATGGAACACCTGCTGGTGGTGGTTTGCTTGTAATTATTATTCACGAGGGTCAAAGTATTGAAGGGAAAAACCACACGAATCCATCAGCTCGTCTATTATTCAGAGGAGAAGTTAAAAAAACCAAG ACAGTGAAGAAGAACCGGGATCCAAGATGGGACGAGGAGTTCCAATTCATGCTGGAGGAGCCACCTACTAACGACAGGATTCATGTTGAAGTTGTTAGTACTTCAAGCAGGATGAGTCTATATCCTAAG GAAACACTGGGTTACGTAGACATATACCTGTCAGACGTGATAAAGAACAAGAGGATAAACGAGAGGTACCACCTCATTGATTCAAAAAATGGTATGATTCAGATCGAGATGCAATGGAGGACTTCATCCTGA
- the LOC108210748 gene encoding uncharacterized protein LOC108210748: MLSDGSSNTDKNMKGKENTKKVNAKKKKKRGGSKRKLSVDQLSAYKSVSEWVFLGQSSSSSNPSSSSAVSFDDDFRVVFNPKFSDKLVFDLHSHSICSDGYLSPSKLVERAHQNGVKVLSLTDHDTMSGIPEALEAAHKFGIKIIPGVEISTIFYPRGECGTEEPVHVLAYYSSCGPARSAELEKFLANIRDGRYLRAKNMVAKLNKLKLPLKLEHVAKIAGSGVAPGRVHVARAMVEAGHAENLKQAFARYLYDGGPAYSTGSEPDVEETVQLIRETGGVAVLAHPWALKNPVAIIRRLKEAGLHGLEVYRRDGKLAAYSDLADAYDLLKVGGSDFHGRGGQSESNLGSVGLPVVAVHEFLKVARPIWCRAIQDNLEDFVRDPSGSNLEALTRLGKIKFPKGTNCSKYELIQHCLSSWLTNEERLNDEFEALKLKVTQVLIEQGWASGPVRSL; the protein is encoded by the exons ATGTTGAGTGATGGGAGTAGCAACACAGATAAAAACATGAAGGGTAAAGAAAATACAAAGAAAGTGAAtgcaaagaagaagaagaagcgaGGTGGGTCAAAGAGAAAGCTGAGTGTTGACCAGTTATCAGCTTACAAATCAGTCAGCGAATGGGTTTTCTTGGGccaatcttcttcttcttcaaaccCCTCTTCATCTTCAGCTGTCTCTTTTGATGATGATTTTAGGGTTGTTTTTAATCCCAAGTTTTCTGATAAATTGGTCTTTGATTTGCACTCTCATTCCATTTGTAGTGATGGGTATTTATCACCTTCTAAGCTTGTTGAAAGAGCTCATCAAAATGGG GTGAAAGTTCTCTCTCTGACGGATCATGATACAATGTCGGGCATCCCTGAAGCCCTGGAAGCAGCTCATAAATTTGGAATTAAGATAATCCCAGGTGTTGAAATCAGCACAATTTTTTATCCAAG AGGGGAATGTGGAACAGAAGAACCTGTGCACGTTCTTGCGTACTACAGTAGTTGTGGACCAGCAAGATCTGCGGAGTTGGAGAAATTTTTGGCTAATATCAGAGATGGACGTTACCTACGTGCGAAAAACATGGTCGCAAAGCTTAACAAGCTGAAGTTACCTCTTAAGTTGGAGCATGTCGCAAAGATTGCAGGTAGTGGTGTTGCTCCAGGGAGGGTGCATGTTGCTCGGGCTATGGTAGAAGCAGGTCACGCCGAAAATCTGAAGCAAGCTTTTGCCCGATATCTTTATGATGGAGGACCTGCTTATTCTAC GGGAAGTGAACCTGATGTAGAGGAAACAGTACAACTAATACGTGAAACAGGTGGTGTAGCTGTGCTGGCTCATCCATGGGCATTAAAAAATCCAGTTGCTATCATCAGAAGACTGAAAGAAGCTGGTCTCCACGGGTTAGAGGTTTATAGAAGAGATGGTAAATTGGCAG CATACAGTGATCTGGCTGATGCTTACGATCTTTTGAAAGTTGGAGGATCTGATTTTCATGGAAGAGGTGGACAAAGTGAGTCAAATCTTGGGAGTGTTGGTCTTCCTGTGGTTGCTGTGCACGAATTTCTTAAGGTGGCCCGACCAATATGGTGCAGAGCTATACAGGATAATCTGGAAGATTTTGTTAGAGATCCCTCAGGATCCAATTTGGAGGCTTTAACGAGGCTCGGGAAGATTAAGTTCCCTAAGGGGACAAACTGCAGCAAATATGAATTGATTCAGCATTGTCTGTCATCATGGTTGACCAACGAAGAAAGGCTGAATGACGAATTTGAGGCATTGAAGTTAAAGGTGACTCAGGTTTTAATTGAACAAGGCTGGGCTTCAGGCCCTGTAAGAAGTTTGTAG